In Mycobacterium sp. ITM-2016-00317, the genomic window TCACGCAGCTGTCCAGCATCAACGTGCCTGAGGCGCGGATGGTCGTCATCAAGCCGTACGAGGCCGGCCAATTGCGCATCATCGAGGACGCGATCCGCAACTCCGACCTCGGGGTCAACCCGTCCAACGACGGCAACATCATCCGCGTCTCGATCCCGCAGCTCACCGAGGAGCGCCGCCGTGACCTGGTCAAACAGGCCAAGGCCAAGGGCGAGGACGCCAAGGTGTCGGTGCGCAACATCCGTCGCAAGGCGATGGAGGAACTGTCCCGGATCAAGAAGGACGGCGACGCCGGCGAGGACGAGGTGACCCGCGCCGAGAAGGACCTCGACAAGAGCACCCACCAGTACACGAATCAGATCGACGAACTGGTCAAGCACAAGGAAGGCGAGTTGCTGGAGGTCTGACCATGACCGACCAGCACTCGACTCCCGTGGGAACCCAGCCGGTCGACGAGCCGCCGAAGAAGTCGTCACGCGCCGGGCGCAACTTCCGGCCGCGCTCGCGGTGGGCTTCGCCCTCGGCGGCATGCTCATCGTCACCCTGCTGTTCGCACCGAAGGTGTGGGTGGTCGTGGTGTCCGTGGCCATCGCGATCGCCACCGTGGAGGTCGGCCGTCGGCTGCGGGAGGGTGGCTTCGCGATCCCGCTGGTACCGCTCCTGGTCGGCGGACAGGCGATGATCTGGCTGACCTGGCCGTTCGGCGCCGCGGGGGCGCTCGGCGCGTTCGGCGGCACCGTCGTGGTGTGCATGATCTGGCGGCTGGTGTCGGGCGGACTGTCCACCGCGCCGCAGAACTACCTGCGCGACACGGCCGTCACCGTGTTCCTGGCCGCCTGGGTGCCGCTGTTCGCCAGCTTCGGCGTGCTGCTGATCTACCCGGACGACGGCGCCGGCCGGGTGTTCTGCCTGATGCTGGGCGTGGTCGCCTCCGACGTCGGCGGCTACGCCGCCGGGGTGCTGTTCGGCAAGCACCCGATGGCGCCGGCGATCAGCCCGAAGAAGTCCTGGGAGGGCCTGGCCGGTTCGCTGCTGCTCGGCGTGGTGGTGTCGTCGCTGGCCGTGGAGTACCTGACCGACAATCCGTGGTGGGTCGGGGTCCCGCTCGGGCTGATGCTCGTCATCACCGGAACCCTCGGCGACCTGGTCGAGTCTCAGGTCAAACGCGATCTGGGGATCAAGGACATGGGCACGCTGCTGCCCGGTCACGGTGGCCTGATGGACCGGCTGGACTCGGTGCTGCCGTCGGCCGTGGCGACCTGGGTCGTGCTGTCCCTGCTGGCCTGAGCACACCCCGACGGGGGATACTGGACGGCAGTCATGCCCAATCCACTTCCGCTCGTCTTCGATGCTCCTCGCCGCGCGCTGCCGCCGAGGCACTTCGCCGACCTCGCCGACTCCGAGTGCGCCGCGGCCCTGGCCGATCTGGGATTGCCGGCCTTCCGGGGAAAACAGCTGGCCAACCAGTATTTCGGCCGGCTGATCGCCGATCCGCTGGAGATGACCGACCTGCCTGCCGCGGTGCGCGAACAGGTCGGCGCCACCCTGTTCCCGACGCTGCTGCACGCCGACCGCGAGATCGAGTGCGACTCCGGCGCCACCCGCAAGGTGCTGTGGCGTGCGGTCGACAACACCACGTTCGAGTCGGTGCTGATGCGCTATCCCGACCGCAACACCGTGTGCATCTCGTCACAGGCAGGCTGCGGGATGGCCTGCCCGTTCTGCGCCACCGGGCAGGGCGGGCTCCAGCGCAACCTGTCCACCGCCGAGATTCTCGAACAGGTCCGCGCGGCCGCGGCCGAACTGCATAACCGCGGTGGCCGCCTGTCGAACGTCGTCTTCATGGGCATGGGCGAGCCGCTGGCCAACTACAACCGGGTGCTCGCCGCCGTCAAGCGGATCGTCGCCCCGCCGCCGAACGGGTTCGGCATCTCGGCGCGCTCGGTCACGGTGTCCACGGTCGGGCTGGCCCCGGCGATCCGCAAGCTCGCCGACGAGAAACTCAACGTGACGCTCGCGGTGTCGCTCCACACCCCCGACGACGAGTTGCGCGACACGCTGGTGCCGGTCAACAACCGGTGGAAGGTCGACGAGGTGCTCGACGCCGCGCGCTACTACGCCGACGCCACCGGGCGCCGGGTGTCGATCGAGTACGCGCTGATCCGTGACGTGAACGACCAGCCGTGGCGGGCGGATCTGCTCGGCAAGAAGCTGCACGGCAAGCTCGGCCCGCTGGTGCACGTGAACCTGATCCCGCTCAACCCGACCCCGGGCAGTGAGTGGGACGCCAGTCCCAAACCGGTCGAGCGCGAGTTCGTCCGGCGGGTCCGCGAGCGCGGGGTGTCGTGCACGGTGCGCGACACCCGCGGCCGCGAGATCGCCGCTGCCTGCGGGCAGCTGGCCGCTCAGAGCTGACGCATCACGGCGCGCCGCCGGGACGGTTGACGAACCACACGTTGTCCTCGCGCAGATGCCGGCTGCGCCAACCGTCGGGCGTGCGCACCAGTTCGTGGAAGTAGTAACCGCCGCACGAGCTCTGGTCGGCCATCCCCGGCAACTGCATCGGGTTGTAGAACATCGCCCGCACCGAGGCGGTGTCACCGGTGACGGTGGCCTCGACGTTGGTGATGTAGTGCATGGTCCACGGAATCGCCTCGAACGCGCTGCTGAACAGCTCGGCGATCTCGTCGCGGGAGCCCGGCGGAATGCCCGCCGACGAGTAGTCGATCACCGCGTCCTCGGTGAACACCGAGCGGTACAGCTCCCAATCCTTGGTGTCGACGCCCCGGGCGTACCGATTCAGCAGCGCCCGGATCTCCAACTCGTCGGCGAGCGCCTGAGGTTCCATCAGTCGGGCAGACCGATCGTCTTGGCCTCCAGGTACTCCTTGTAGCCCTCTTCGCCGTTGCGGTAGCCCAGGCCGCTCTGCTTGGTCCCGCCGAACGGGCTGCCGATACCGAAGTGGCTCTTGCCGTTGATGGTCACGTTGCCGGTGCGCATCCGGGTCGCGACGGCGAACGCGCGCTCCAGGTCGGCGCCGCTGACCTCGCCGGAGAGCCCGTAGATCGTGTTGTTGGCGATCGCGATCGCCTCGTCGTCGGTGTCATACGGGGTGACGGTCAGCACCGGGCCGAAGATCTCCTCCTGGGCGACCTGCGAATCCGGGTCGACGTCGGCCAGCAGCGTGGGCTGGGTGTAGTACCCGACCGGCAGGTTCTCCGGGATGCCGCCGCCGGTGACCAATCGGGCGCCGGAGTCGATGCCGCTGCGGATCAGGCCGAGCACCTTCTGCCGCTGGGTGTCGCTGATCTGCGGGCCCTGCATGTTGCCCGGGGTCCACGGATCGCCGACCGGGAAGTTCTCCATCATGTTCTTGAGGATCTCGATGCCCTCGTCATAGCGGCTGCGCGGCAGCAGGATCCGGGACGGCAGGATGCAGGACTGCCCGCTCATCACGCAGGCCATCATCGCGGCCATCGACAGCGCAGAGCCGAAGTCGGCGTCGTCGAGCACGATGTGCGCGGACTTGCCGCCGAGCTCCAGCAGCGTCTTCTTCACCGTCGGCGCGCCCGCCGCCAGGATGGCGCGGCCGGTGGCGGTGGATCCGGTGAACGTGATCATGTCCACCCGCGGATCGGACGACAGCGCCGCGCCGACCTCGTTGGCGTTGGAGACCACCACGTTGAACACCCCCGCCGGGATGTCGGTCTCCTCGGCCACGATGCGGCCGTATTCACTGCCCGACCACGGGGTGAGCTGAGCGGGCTTGAGCACCACGGTGTTTCCCGCCATCAGGGCGGGCACCGTCTCGGCGATGTTGAGGTAGAACGGCACGTTCCACGGCGTGATCGCGCCCACCACGCCGACCGCCTCGTAGTGGATCTTGCGCCGGGCGGGCCCGAGCGGGGTGTCGTGCACCCCGTTGTCGACGAGGTACTCGAAGTTGCGGCCGTGCTCGGCCCAGTGCTTGACCTCGTCGATCGGGCTCTCGATCTGGCTGCCAGTGACCGAGACGGGGCAGCCGACCTCGGTGATCAGGACCCGGCGCAGCCGCTCCTTGTTGCGGTCCAGCGCCTCGTGCAGCTGGGTCAGGCAGTGGTAGCGGAAGTCCTTGTCGCGTGACCAATCCGTCTCGTCGAAGGCTCTCCGGGCGGCGCCGACAGCGCGCGCCATGTCCTCGACTGTGCCGTCGGTGGCCTGCCCGGCGACTTCCTCGCTGGCGGGATGGACGACATCGAATGTCGCTCCGCTACTGGTGTGTTGCAGCTCGCCGTCGATGAGCATCCGCTCGTCGCCGGCCAACACGCCCGATTCGCTCTGCACTGTGGTCATAGCCACAGCATTACAAATTTTGAGCTGACTGTCAGCCTGATTGATCGATCGATCAGTCGGTGGACGGTCGGATTCCGACCGCGTGGCGCAACTGCGCAAGAAACTCGTCGTCGTCGTCGCTGCGCACGATGTAGTGCGATACCGCGACCCGGATCGCGGTAGCGGCCTTGACCCCGGCATTGGCGCCGGTGAGCAGTCTCTCCAGCTGTGCCCGCATCGACGGGATGATCTCGGACAGCCGCCCGATCACCACCTCGGGCTCGATGTCGACGAGCCGCACCCCCGAATAGGACTGCTGGTATTCGACGATGAAGCGCATCGCCGCGTCGAGCCGCTCATTGCCGCGCAGGCCCGCGGTGGCCTTGGCGATCCCGGTCTCGAACATCTCCCGTTCGTAGACGCCGAAC contains:
- a CDS encoding TetR/AcrR family transcriptional regulator; this translates as MKQSAADTAGAAEDISTRQRILVATSEVLGRSGQTKLSLSEVALQAGVSRPTLYRWFADKQALLEAFGVYEREMFETGIAKATAGLRGNERLDAAMRFIVEYQQSYSGVRLVDIEPEVVIGRLSEIIPSMRAQLERLLTGANAGVKAATAIRVAVSHYIVRSDDDDEFLAQLRHAVGIRPSTD
- a CDS encoding aldehyde dehydrogenase family protein, which encodes MTTVQSESGVLAGDERMLIDGELQHTSSGATFDVVHPASEEVAGQATDGTVEDMARAVGAARRAFDETDWSRDKDFRYHCLTQLHEALDRNKERLRRVLITEVGCPVSVTGSQIESPIDEVKHWAEHGRNFEYLVDNGVHDTPLGPARRKIHYEAVGVVGAITPWNVPFYLNIAETVPALMAGNTVVLKPAQLTPWSGSEYGRIVAEETDIPAGVFNVVVSNANEVGAALSSDPRVDMITFTGSTATGRAILAAGAPTVKKTLLELGGKSAHIVLDDADFGSALSMAAMMACVMSGQSCILPSRILLPRSRYDEGIEILKNMMENFPVGDPWTPGNMQGPQISDTQRQKVLGLIRSGIDSGARLVTGGGIPENLPVGYYTQPTLLADVDPDSQVAQEEIFGPVLTVTPYDTDDEAIAIANNTIYGLSGEVSGADLERAFAVATRMRTGNVTINGKSHFGIGSPFGGTKQSGLGYRNGEEGYKEYLEAKTIGLPD
- the frr gene encoding ribosome recycling factor, translated to MIDETLFDAEEKMEKAVSVARDDLASIRTGRANPGMFNRIHVDYYGASTPITQLSSINVPEARMVVIKPYEAGQLRIIEDAIRNSDLGVNPSNDGNIIRVSIPQLTEERRRDLVKQAKAKGEDAKVSVRNIRRKAMEELSRIKKDGDAGEDEVTRAEKDLDKSTHQYTNQIDELVKHKEGELLEV
- the rlmN gene encoding 23S rRNA (adenine(2503)-C(2))-methyltransferase RlmN, which produces MPNPLPLVFDAPRRALPPRHFADLADSECAAALADLGLPAFRGKQLANQYFGRLIADPLEMTDLPAAVREQVGATLFPTLLHADREIECDSGATRKVLWRAVDNTTFESVLMRYPDRNTVCISSQAGCGMACPFCATGQGGLQRNLSTAEILEQVRAAAAELHNRGGRLSNVVFMGMGEPLANYNRVLAAVKRIVAPPPNGFGISARSVTVSTVGLAPAIRKLADEKLNVTLAVSLHTPDDELRDTLVPVNNRWKVDEVLDAARYYADATGRRVSIEYALIRDVNDQPWRADLLGKKLHGKLGPLVHVNLIPLNPTPGSEWDASPKPVEREFVRRVRERGVSCTVRDTRGREIAAACGQLAAQS
- a CDS encoding nuclear transport factor 2 family protein encodes the protein MEPQALADELEIRALLNRYARGVDTKDWELYRSVFTEDAVIDYSSAGIPPGSRDEIAELFSSAFEAIPWTMHYITNVEATVTGDTASVRAMFYNPMQLPGMADQSSCGGYYFHELVRTPDGWRSRHLREDNVWFVNRPGGAP